From the Manis pentadactyla isolate mManPen7 chromosome 7, mManPen7.hap1, whole genome shotgun sequence genome, one window contains:
- the MYO1G gene encoding unconventional myosin-Ig isoform X5: protein MEDEGPQCGKPDFVLLDQVTMEDFMENLKLRFKKDHIYTYIGEVLVSVNPYQELPLYGPEAIARYQGRELYERPPHLYAVANAAYRAMKLRSRDTCIVISGESGAGKTEASKHIMQYIAAVTNPSQKAEVERVKDVLLKSTCVLEAFGNARTNRNYNSSRFGKYMDINFDFKGDPVGGHIHSYLLEKSRVLKQHVGERNFHAFYQVLWGCDDKELQELHLQRNPALYNLTRQGAGLSASDSDERSHHQAVTEAMRVIGFSPEEVGSVYRILAAILHLGNMEFVETEAGGLEQGHLAVAEEVLVNHVAELMATPRKLLLRSLLARTVASGGRELIEKGHSAAEASYARDACAKAVYQRLFEWVVDRINGVMEARGRDPRRDGKDTVIGVLDIYGFEVFPVNSFEQFCINYCNEKLQQLFIQLILKQEQEEYEREGIAWQSVEYFNNATIVDLVERPHRGILAVLDEACSAAGTITDRIFLQTLDTHHRHHPHYASRQLCPTDKTMQFGRDFRIKHYAGDVTYSVEGFIDKNRDSLFQDFKRLLYNRCLLFHSGLKTYQWPGAWGLPP, encoded by the exons ATGGAGGACGAGGGCCCTCAGTGCGGCAAACCCGACTTTGTGCTTTTAGACCAAGTGACCATGGAGGACTTCATGGAAAACCTGAAGCTCAG GTTCAAGAAGGACCACATTTACACCTACATCGGTGAGGTGCTGGTGTCTGTGAACCCCTACCAGGAGCTGCCCCTGTACGGGCCCGAGGCCATTGCCAGGTACCAGGGCCGTGAGCTCTATGAGCGACCGCCCCACCTCTACGCTGTGGCCAATGCTGCGTATAGGGCAATGAAGCTCCGGTCCAGGGACACCTGCATTGTGATCTCAG GGGAGAGTGGAGCTGGGAAGACAGAAGCCAGCAAGCACATCATGCAGTACATCGCTGCAGTCACCAACCCCAGCCAAAAGGCTGAGGTGGAGAG GGTTAAGGACGTGCTGCTCAAGTCCACCTGTGTGCTGGAGGCCTTTGGCAATGCTCGCACCAACCGAAACTACAACTCCAGCCGCTTCGGCAAGTACATGGACATCAACTTTGACTTCAAAGGAGACCCTGTCGGTGGTCACATCCACAGCTACCTGCTGGAGAAG TCTCGGGTCCTCAAGCAACATGTGGGCGAAAGGAACTTCCATGCCTTCTACCAG GTGCTGTGGGGCTGTGACGACAAGGAGCTTCAGGAGCTGCACCTGCAGAGGAACCCTGCGCTGTACAATCTCACACGCCAGGGGGCAGGACTCAGT GCCTCAGACAGCGATGAGAGAAGCCACCACCAGGCAGTGACAGAGGCCATGAGGGTGATCGGCTTCAGTCCTGAGGAGGTGGGCTCCGTGTATCGGATCCTGGCTGCCATCCTGCACCTG GGAAACATGGAGTTTGTGGAGACAGAGGCCGGCGGGCTGGAGCAAGGACACCTAGCTGTGGCTGAGGAAGTGCTGGTGAACCACGTGGCTGAGCTGATGGCCACGCCCCGCAAGCTTCTGCTGCGCTCCCTGCTGGCCCGCACAGTGGCCTCTGGAGGCAGGGAGCTCATTGAAAAAGGACACTCTGCAGCTGAGGCCAGCTATGCCCGGGATGCCTGTGCCAAG GCAGTGTACCAGCGGCTGTTTGAGTGGGTGGTGGACCGAATCAATGGTGTCATGGAAGCCCGGGGCCGCGATCCCCGGCGCGACGGCAAGGATACAGTCATTGGCGTGCTGGACATCTACGGCTTCGAGGTGTTTCCTGTCAACAG TTTTGAACAGTTCTGCATCAACTACTGCAATGAGAAGCTGCAGCAACTTTTCATCCAGCTCATCCTGAAGCAGGAGCAGGAGGAGTACGAGCGGGAGGGCATCGCCTGGCAGAGC GTGGAGTACTTCAACAACGCTACCATAGTGGACCTGGTCGAGAGGCCGCACCGGGGCATCCTGGCGGTGTTGGATGAGGCCTGCAGCGCCGCGGGCACCATTACCGACAGGATCTTCCTGCAGACCCTGGACACGCACCACCGCCATCACCCTCACTATGCCAGCCGCCAG ctCTGCCCCACAGACAAGACCATGCAGTTTGGCCGAGACTTCCGGATCAAGCACTACGCGGGGGATGTCAC GTACTCAGTGGAGGGCTTCATCGACAAAAACAGAGACTCACTCTTCCAAGACTTCAAGAGGCTGCTCTACAACAG ATGCCTGCTGTTCCACTCAGGCCTCAAGACTTACCAGTGGCCTGGGGCATGGGGCCTGCCTCCATAG